In one window of Mytilus trossulus isolate FHL-02 chromosome 7, PNRI_Mtr1.1.1.hap1, whole genome shotgun sequence DNA:
- the LOC134726507 gene encoding uncharacterized protein LOC134726507 encodes MFMKQMDNEFVRDSEGSWVAPLPFRVPRQPLPSNRPQALHRANMLDASLNRNPVKREHFLTCMSKILDNNHAELAPPLNEHEECWYLPLFGVYHPKKPDQIRGVFDSSAKCNGVSLNSVLLTGPDLTNDLLGVLLRFRKEMVAVTADVQHMFHCFVVRKDHRNYLRFLWHKDNDLQKNLVEYRMRVHVFGNSPSPAVATLGLRKAAQASKQEFGSHVISFVTRDFYVDDGLSSCPTKEEAVKLMKDTQQGLARYGNLRLHKFASNCAEVMSAFHAKNKPITRRGILSTINSLYDPLGFLAPVIIQGKLLLRKIVSETVDWDQPLIDETADEWKSWRDTLIAIETLRIPRTYVPYLSKTATKELHVFSDASEKAIAAVAYLHTTDSSGEPNIGFILGKAKVAPTSGHTIPRLELSAAVLAVEITQTIMDNLDLHIDTVKFYTDSKVVLGYISNETRRFFIYVANRVEKIRKFSSPSQWNYVPTHRNPADSGTRSVPAH; translated from the exons GCCATTGCCAAGCAACAGACCACAGGCTCTTCACCGTGCTAACATGTTAGACGCCAGTCTGAATAGAAACCCAGTAAAGCGGGAACATTTTCTTACATGTATGAGTAAAATCTTAGATAATAATCATGCAGAACTCGCTCCACCATTGAACGAACATGAGGAGTGCTGGTATTTGCCATTGTTTGGTGTTTATCATCCGAAGAAACCCGATCAGATAAGAGGTGTGTTTGATTCTTCTGCCAAATGTAACGGAGTTTCACTTAACAGCGTCCTGCTTACAGGTCCAGACTTGACCAATGATCTCTTGGGAGTATTGCTGCGTTTTAGGAAAGAAATGGTCGCAGTAACTGCAGATGTTCAACATATGTTTCACTGCTTTGTTGTCAGAAAAGACCACCGAAATTATCTGAGATTTTTATGGCATAAAGACAACGACCTACAGAAGAACCTTGTCGAATACCGCATGAGAGTTCATGTTTTCGGGAATAGTCCGTCACCTGCTGTTGCTACGCTTGGACTCAGAAAAGCAGCTCAAGCATCAAAACAAGAGTTTGGCAGTCACGTGATTAGCTTTGTTACAAGAGACTTCTATGTCGACGACGGTCTTTCGTCGTGTCCTACTAAAGAAGAAGCTGTTAAGCTCATGAAGGACACACAGCAAGGTTTAGCAAGATATGGAAACTTACGCCTTCACAAGTTTGCCTCTAATTGTGCAGAAGTTATGTCTGCATTTCATGCCA AAAACAAACCGATCACTCGGAGAGGAATTTTATCAACGATAAACAGTCTCTACGATCCTCTGGGATTTTTGGCTCCGGTGATTATACAAGGAAAACTCCTATTAAGGAAAATAGTATCAGAAACCGTCGATTGGGACCAacctctcattgatgagacagcAGATGAGTGGAAATCTTGGAGAGATACTCTAATAGCTATCGAAACACTGCGCATTCCACGTACCTACGTGCCGTATCTCAGTAAAACCGCCACAAAGGAGCTACATGTATTCTCTGATGCGTCAGAAAAAGCCATAGCAGCTGTTGCATATCTACACACGACCGACAGTAGTGGTGAACCAAACATAGGTTTCATTCTTGGCAAAGCTAAAGTTGCACCAACAAGTGGTCATACTATTCCACGTCTTGAACTATCTGCTGCAGTATTAGCAGTCGAGATTACACAGACCATCATGGATAATTTAGATTTACATATAGACACCGTAAAATTCTACACAGACAGTAAAGTAGTCCTAGGCTACATAAGTAACGAGACAAGAAGGTTCTTCATCTATGTCGCCAATCGAGTagagaaaataagaaaatttagcTCTCCAAGTCAATGGAATTATGTACCAACTCACCGTAATCCCGCAGACTCGGGAACAAGGTCCGTACCAGCCCATTAA